The sequence CACAGGCACGCGGCTCTCCCCCGACCGGCTCCTCGTCGGCTTCACCCGGCGGGCCGCACCGTACAAGCGTGCCGACCTCATCTTCCGGGAGCCGGACGTCATCGGGCCGTACCTGGAGTCGGGCCGGGTTCAGGTCATCTTCTCGGGGAAGGCGCACCCTCTCGACGACCGGGGCAAGGAGATCGTCGGGCAGCTTTTGGCCATGGCCCGGCGCTATCCCAGGAGTGTCGTTTTCGTGCCGGACTACGACATGGAGATCGCCCGCATGGTGACCCGGGGCTCGGACGTGTGGCTCAACAACCCCATCCGCCCCATGGAAGCGTCGGGGACGTCCGGCATGAAGGCCGCCATCAACGGCGTCCTCAACTTCAGCGTGCTGGACGGGTGGTGGCCCGAGGCCTGCCGCCACGGCGAAAACGGCTGGCAGATCGGCGGCGGGTACGAGGGCCCCGACGCAGACGAGCACGACGCCCGCTCGCTCTACGAAACGCTGCTCGAGGAAGTCCTGCCGACCTACGAGCAGAACCGCGCGCGGTGGGTCGAGATGATGCACAACAGCATCGCCGACGTCGTCGAACGCTTCTCGGCCGCCCGGATGCTGCAGCGCTACGACGAGCTGATGTACAGCGCCCGGGGCGAGCAGTAGCCCCGGGCGCGCCATCGGGCTAATAGGCCGTGCCGTCGTGACACTCCCAGCACGCCTCCGGCTCGGTTATCTCGCTTTCGTCCATGGGGTGAACGAACGGCATGCCGGACGGGTTGGTGACGAGGCGGTCGGGCGGCCCCTGCGCGACGATCCGGTGGCACGTGTCGCAGTCGGCCGGGATGACCGCGCCGTCGGCGCTCTTGTGCTTGCCGTCGTGGCAGCGCATGCACCCCGGCGAGAAAAGATGCCCGGCATTGCTCGGGTACGCCCGCCAGTCCGTCTTCATCTCGGGAAAGATGTTGGCCCTGTAAATGTCCGTTAGCTCCTGGATCGCCGTCTCGAGCAGCGAAGGATCCGACCGTACCACATCGGGGTAGTTCGTCTGGTAGAACTCCGTGAGCTGGGACCGGATGGAGCGTTCGGCGGCCTCCTGCGACGGGTAGGAGGCCGTCAGGGCGCTCACGGCGGCCGCCTTGATCTCGGGGAGCCTGGGGCTGATGGCCCCGAACGCCAGAGCCTCATCGACCGCCCGGACGGGCGGCTTGAAGACGTGGCTGGGCTGGTTGTGGCAGTCGATGCAGTCCATGCGGCGCACCTCGGCGGTGGCCAGCACGGCGGGGTCGAGGGGCTGCTCGACGTCTTCGAAGACCACTTCCCGCCCATCAGGCCCGATGGCCTTCACCCAGGGGATCACCTGGCGGCGAGCGTCGGAGGCGACGTATTGCACCTGGTTTTGCGGGAGCACGTGCCAGTGAACCCCGTCCACATCCAGCGCTCTACGCCCGCCTCCGACCGGGATCTCCAGATGCACCTCCCACGCGGTGTTGGCTTTATCCGCAGAGAAGTAGCGGCGGCGCCGCAGCACCGAGTCGTAGAGCTTGGCCGGCCAGTGGCACTCCTCGCAGGTATCTCGGGCCGGGCGCAGGCTTTCAATCGGGACGGGAATAGGCCGCTCGTACCGATCGAACACGTAGGCATACACCTGATACGTGCCGGAGAGCTTGCTGCGAACCCACCAGCTTGCGCCCGGGCCGATGTGGCACTCCGTGCAGGGCACCCGGGCGTGCGCCGAACCCTGGTACGCTGTGTAGGTGGGCTTCATGACGGTGTGGCAGGTCTCGCCGCAGAACTGCACGGACTCCGTGTAGTGATACCCGCTGTAGGCGGTGAACGACAGCAAAACCACGAAGCCGAAGCTCCCGACCCAGAACTGCACGAAGCGCCGCCGAGGAACGACGGCGTTGAGGTCGATGACGGGCAGAAGGGGGGCAACCCCCTCTCGCCGGCGGCGTCTGGCCTCGATCCACATGCCGACCACGATGCCGGCAAGCCCGAGGAAGAACAGCACGGGCAGCACGAGGTACGTCAGGACGCCCAGATAGGGGTTGGGCCGGCCGAGCAGGACGTTGGTCAGGTGCAGGATGGCCATGAGCGAGAGGGTGTACCCCGCAAGGCCGGTGGACAGCCAGCTCATCCAGTTGTGGTAGATAGACGGCATGGATGCCTGCCTTGGCGACTGACGTGGTGTTTCCATACACAGCCCCCGAAATGGATCTACAGTCTTGACGGCGCCTCTATCAGGGTACCTGACCCCTTGAGTTCGGGTCATGGGTCAAATGTCCAGGGACATCCCCCACCAGAGCCTGAAGCCGCCGCGCGTCCTCTACGGCGTAGCCGCCCACGTCATTGTTGAAGAAGCAGAAGACGTCCATGCCGCAGCGCAGCCAGGCCCCGATGGCCTGCGCATCCCTTGCCAGGATCTCGTCGGGGTAGCTGCCGGCGTAGGGCGGGGCCGGCCCGTGTCGGCGCAGGTAGATCCAGTTGGCCGTGGGCTGAATGTCCACGTCGGGAAACGGCCAGTCGGCCATCACCACGGCCGCGTTGTGCTGCCGCAGGACCTCCAGTACGGAAGGTTCGAACCAGGAGGCGTCGCGGAATTCAAAGGCATGCCGAAACGTCCACCTGTCAAGCTGCTCCAGAAACGTTTCCAGGCGCTCAGGGTCGGCCCGAAACCGCGGCGGCAGCTGCCAGAGCACCACGTCGAGCTGCTGACCAATGGGACCGGCGTTCCGGAAAAGGGCCTCCAGGGGCTCGTCGCAATCCTTGAGGCGCTTGATGTGGGTGATGAACCGGCTGCCTTTCAGGACGAAGCGGAAAGCGTGTGGCACGCTGGCGGCCCAGCGACGAAAGGCTTGCTCACCCGGGAGCCGGTAAAAGGTCACGTTGAGTTCGACGGTGGTGAAGTGTTGAGCATAGTACGTGAGCCACCGGGCCGAGGGCAGGTCTGGCGGGTAAAACCGCCCCTTCCAGTGAGGATAGTTGAATCCGGAGGTTCCCACCCGAAGACGGCCGGGCTGCCGGTTCACAGCCATCTTGCCCGTTCTCCCTCGCCGCGGCGCCGTGGTCCCCTGGTGCATACACCGCGCCCGGGGGCTTCCGCTGCTCGGAAGGGCGATCCTGCTGCCGGCCCGGGGGAGAGGCCGGGTGACCAGAGCAGGGCGTGGCTCGACGACGCAGCCTCCGGGACCTGCGAAGCCAGGGCGGGCTCGCGCCGTCCCACCGGCTGCTCATGCGTGGTAACCCGACCCCGTCCTGCGTCACGACGCACGGCCCGCCCGTGGACCGCGGGCCACGGGGCCTTACTGCTCTCCGAGGAAGTTCCGAGGGTAGTCCTATCACCCGCCCTACAGGACGTCCAGGCCACCTCAGTATTCACGCCGCACTGCGCCGCCGTGTCGTGGCCGGTTGACGCGCCCCGGGTGTCACCGGCGGAAAAGGTACACGCACCATCCAAGGGTCTTGCGACCCCAGCGGAGGTATGTGTCCCGGTCGTGGCGCACCCTTCGCAGTAGCTCGG comes from Bacillota bacterium and encodes:
- a CDS encoding NapC/NirT family cytochrome c; amino-acid sequence: MPSIYHNWMSWLSTGLAGYTLSLMAILHLTNVLLGRPNPYLGVLTYLVLPVLFFLGLAGIVVGMWIEARRRRREGVAPLLPVIDLNAVVPRRRFVQFWVGSFGFVVLLSFTAYSGYHYTESVQFCGETCHTVMKPTYTAYQGSAHARVPCTECHIGPGASWWVRSKLSGTYQVYAYVFDRYERPIPVPIESLRPARDTCEECHWPAKLYDSVLRRRRYFSADKANTAWEVHLEIPVGGGRRALDVDGVHWHVLPQNQVQYVASDARRQVIPWVKAIGPDGREVVFEDVEQPLDPAVLATAEVRRMDCIDCHNQPSHVFKPPVRAVDEALAFGAISPRLPEIKAAAVSALTASYPSQEAAERSIRSQLTEFYQTNYPDVVRSDPSLLETAIQELTDIYRANIFPEMKTDWRAYPSNAGHLFSPGCMRCHDGKHKSADGAVIPADCDTCHRIVAQGPPDRLVTNPSGMPFVHPMDESEITEPEACWECHDGTAY
- a CDS encoding DUF72 domain-containing protein; translated protein: MAVNRQPGRLRVGTSGFNYPHWKGRFYPPDLPSARWLTYYAQHFTTVELNVTFYRLPGEQAFRRWAASVPHAFRFVLKGSRFITHIKRLKDCDEPLEALFRNAGPIGQQLDVVLWQLPPRFRADPERLETFLEQLDRWTFRHAFEFRDASWFEPSVLEVLRQHNAAVVMADWPFPDVDIQPTANWIYLRRHGPAPPYAGSYPDEILARDAQAIGAWLRCGMDVFCFFNNDVGGYAVEDARRLQALVGDVPGHLTHDPNSRGQVP